Sequence from the Vanessa tameamea isolate UH-Manoa-2023 chromosome 4, ilVanTame1 primary haplotype, whole genome shotgun sequence genome:
atattttgaatgcaATTTTATCTGTTCTctggtttaattttaaactttaaagaatGAGTATGTGTGTTGTTTCTATAAGCATATCTTGAGATTATCTttacatactataaatattaataaactaactgTATTATGTgctaatagataaaatatatcgtcGTAAGCTTTATCccacatttttataacataactatacataaatgatcgataaaaacaaatacttgaTCACTAGCGAGACTCGAGATAACGGACTCGATTGATGACATTTGGACACAATTGGCGTAATACCTAAtcgtaatagaaaaaaattccAAGTCATTTtagtttgaaatttgaataattgatttttttttgtgatattatcAATTGACTCAATAGCTTACTGCTGGTTAAAAGTTTTCTCTACTTTTGAGGAGGTTTCGTTCATTTCGCCACGGTGCTCAAATGTGGGTTGGCGGTAAACACATTCGATACGTACAAGTATCATGACGGTACTTTCCTTTAGTGaagtttgcctgggtttgaactggTAATTACCGGTTGACGTTCAAAAGTTTTAGCCACTAAGCTATCTCGACTCTTTATATCGCATGTACTTTACTGATAAGTTTTTCGTTAGCGataaaactttgtataaattattttgttattctgTTGTACAAATTAACTAATTACAAAATAGATATGTTTCTGCTTTCCAGAAAATCCCAGAAggttctataattttattgcacGCCTGCGCCCACAACCCGACCGGTGTCGATCCTAAACCAGAAGAATGGAAACAGCTATCTCAGGtcaatattaacttttatatgttttaaatgaaaatgttaaatgaaaatatatattttaagatgcaGAAAAATATATGATCTAAAATGTCTCAAAACATCCACAGGTGATCAAAGATAGGAAGCTGTACCCGTTCTTCGACATGGCATACCAGGGCTTCGCGACGGGCAGCGTAGACAACGATGCTTTCGCCGTGCGACTCTTCGTGCAGGAAGGTCACCAGGTCATGCTCGCGCAGAGCTTTGCGAAGAACATGGGTATGGGACAACATGATTAGTATAAATTGAGATAATTGACCCCGTCGACTTATCAGCTTCGACTTATGTTATCATATATTTCGTGAAAAGATGATAAATGTAAGGAATATTAGGTTTTCCGACTATCAGAACTTGCTACCAATGACGCATGTACaatcaaaaacataaacaagTAGTCTACGAGTTCATTATACCATCtgaattcgatttttgaaaaacCACTAccagatacatttttaaataaattttatttgccaCTATATAcatttcatagaaaaaaatttaaataacaaaataaagttacGAAAGCAAACCgctttatgtttaaaaatacaataatgtatgtattttaaactcAATAATTTTGATTGCATTATAGAAATCTAAAACTATCGAATAAATTCTAGGTATGTGGGTTGGTGTCAACCACTCATTGTATATTGCTagacagcaatacttagaattgttgccttgtcggtttgaagggcgagcgAACCAGCGTAATGACAGGTACAAGGGTCGTAATATCTCAGTCAACAAGAATTCGGGGGCtttctttaaattgtaataGGAGAGTACATGACCGATTTTACGGCCCCACTAATGGGAAGCGGTCACCACCGATCAGATATCGGTAGTAAAACATAAGAAGCGGCCTACTGCGGTGGGCCGGCTGACTGAGCGCGTGCGGCAGGGCTGTACGGCGAGCGCGCGGGCGCGCTGACGTTCCTGTGCGGCGACGGCGACGCGGCGGCGCGCGTGCTGTCGCAGGTGAAGATCATGATCCGCACCATGTACTCCAACCCGCCGCTCTACGGCGCGCGCCTCGTGCAGGAGATCCTCTCCGACCCGCAGCTCAAGGCGCAGTGGTGAGTCGATCTGTGCTGTAGCTTCGGTTTTCGGAACTGAGGTTCTTATGTTATTCCATTGTTATAACAATATCGTTCGAGTCAAGATTCAACAAATGGATTATTGTGCTCTTATCATTTTCTAAAATCCAAATACATGCTGTATTTAGACTTAATGTATTTTCCAATATGTGGATATTGGCACTTGAATcgtgtattgaaataaattaaatattatggtaTAATAGTATTTTGGTATACTCGCGTTTTATTACTAGTTTCGTGCGATAtgctttagttttaaattatatcactgATCACAGGCTGAAAGACGTGAAGCTGATGGCGGATCGCATTATCGCCATGCGGCAGCAGCTGCGCACCGGCATCGAGGGCGCCGGCAACAAGCTCAGCTGGCAACACATCACCGACCAAATCGGCATGTTCTGCTACACCGGCCTCAAGCCTGACCAGGTCTGAACTTACAGGGAACGACTATTTcgatcgtaataaaattattaagcacAAATTCTAATATCTCACCTTTTATTTCAGGTGGAACGGCTGACTAAAGATTTCCACATCTACCTGACCAAAGATGGCCGCATCTCGGTAGCGGGCATTTCCTCAAATAATGTCAATTACATCGCCGAAGCGATGCACAAGGTGACGTCGTAAACATATCGAATATTAAGCTTACTACCATAAGAGTAAATGAAAATGTCAATTGgcggttatttattatttgtcactatggatataaaatatcttgtagTGAGTGTTGAAATTTTTTATCAGGAGATTAGGCATTCGATTCGAagtcaaaaattatttaataatcatttaaatatgtgaTGTGTatctgaatttaaatataataatgttttcaattaaggttttttatttcactCTCACAAGGAttacaataagaaaattaatgtcaattaactgtttattttgaatataagtaaataaaataaactaaatgacAAAACACAAATCTTAATAACacattaatgatttttaaaacaaagttatgtTCTACGCAAAATATTTACAGCCGACAAATAAAAGTTActctacatttaaaaattgatgCAGATCGGTATTTGAAATTATTCGTAACAaactaatctttatttttatacatataattcatCAATGACGTCCGAAAGCCAgtttctaataatttaaaattggataacaattttttttgttattttattttaataataacctgCATTCACATACAAAATGTACCTTTAACAttctacttaatttatttaaaacatacatacgtTACACATCTAAAAATGTgtctcattaaattattatgatacaaaTATTCAAACACATCTTTTAGTTGACACTAGTCaatgatatttcaatataaacaacATACCTATGTACAAATTTTCACataacctttatttatattcatggcACTATTTCTTTAGAATGTAACATGCATTACTCATTGAAATATGTACCATTGTCACATGTAGAATTTTGTtaaagtacaaatataaattagacaaAGTTACCACTTAAAATAACTTTAGCACATCTATATAGTGCACATGTCATAGGATTGCTGCAAAGAAGGAGCATCttaaacatgaaaaaaataattgtatatttcaaatatacaatatCAGCAGACATTATACTTAATAAAGGCAATTttagttaagtttttttaaaaaa
This genomic interval carries:
- the Got2 gene encoding aspartate aminotransferase, mitochondrial; the encoded protein is MAQALKKLSVQALKNNYAEAITTGVVSRASSTWWSNVQMGPPDVILGITEAYKRDADPKKVNLGVGAYRDDQGKPFILPSVRKAEEIIYKKGLNHEYAPIGGEAAYTDAVAKLAFGEDSPVLKNKSNCTVQTLSGTGALRLGLEFITKHYAKNKEIWLSTPTWGNHPQICNTLNLAHKKYRYFDPKTNGFDLKGAIEDINKIPEGSIILLHACAHNPTGVDPKPEEWKQLSQVIKDRKLYPFFDMAYQGFATGSVDNDAFAVRLFVQEGHQVMLAQSFAKNMGLYGERAGALTFLCGDGDAAARVLSQVKIMIRTMYSNPPLYGARLVQEILSDPQLKAQWLKDVKLMADRIIAMRQQLRTGIEGAGNKLSWQHITDQIGMFCYTGLKPDQVERLTKDFHIYLTKDGRISVAGISSNNVNYIAEAMHKVTS